Proteins from a single region of Ziziphus jujuba cultivar Dongzao chromosome 1, ASM3175591v1:
- the LOC107432268 gene encoding microtubule-associated protein TORTIFOLIA1 isoform X3, translated as MSSHAPRTSKPTKPPNHNHSTSTPPPPASSSSRSSTSSSLSSHLAMVELKQRMLTSLSKLSDRDTYQIAVEDLEKIIQTLSPEGIPMLLNCLYEASTDPKPAVKKESIRLLATVCASHGDSTSTHLTKIIAHIVKRLKDADSGVKDACRDAIGALSAQYLKGENGGDNGSLGSVVTLFVKPLFEAMGEQNKGVQSGAAMCMAKMVECASNPPVAAFQKLCPRICKLLNNPNFLSRAALLPVVSSLSQVGAIAPQCLDNLLQSIHDCLGSSDWATRKAAADALIALALHSSNLIKDGAASTLTVLEASRFDKIKPVRDSMTEALQLWKMIAGKGDGDPNDQKGSSHDSVTKDKGSNIPDKAVVILKKKTPALSDKELNPEFFQKLETRGSGELPVEVVVPRRYLSSSNSHNEEESEPTNTDSKGRSNRIGNVQSDDSHGTFSSKYRSIDRAGGFYPKQRDHDDLGREKLPEEKANGKDSRMRPHDVDDKTDIRESSSNRAGFSKTDGQSEGSFNNKGNWLVIQRQLLQLERQQAHLMNMLQDFMGGSHDSMVTLENRVRGLERVVEDMARDLSISSGRRGGNFAMGFEGSSNRPLGKYNGFPDYSSVKFGRGGDGRIPFVDRFSQTDGIASGMRGRGPWRSDMSEAWDFPTYGASRNGQIGSRRVLPGGAMDGRSPKSEHESDQVSSRRGWEKGAGPVRLGEGPSARSVWQASKDEATLEAIRVAGEDNGTSRTARIAMPELTAEAMGDDNVAQERDPVWTSWSNAMDALQVSDMDSAYAEVLSTGDDILLVKLMDRTGPVVDQLSNEIASEVLHAVGQFLPEQNLFDISLSWIQQLAEIVLEHGPDVLGIPMEVKKELLLNLHEASLAMDPPEDWEGVMPDQLLMQLASAWRIDLQQGDK; from the exons ATGAGTTCTCATGCACCCAGAACCTCAAAACCCACGAAGCCCCCTAACCACAACCATTCAACTtcaacaccaccaccaccagcttcttcttcttcgagaTCCTCTACCTCATCGTCTTTGTCGTCCCACCTTGCCATGGTCGAGCTCAAGCAAAGGATGCTAACCTCCCTCTCCAAGCTCTCAGACCGAGACACTTACCAGATCGCGGTTGAAGACCTCGAGAAGATTATCCAGACCCTCTCACCGGAGGGCATTCCAATGCTCCTCAATTGTCTCTACGAAGCCTCCACGGACCCCAAACCGGCAGTGAAAAAGGAGTCCATTCGGTTGCTTGCGACGGTCTGTGCCTCCCATGGCGATTCCACATCGACCCACTTGACCAAAATCATTGCCCACATTGTCAAGAGGCTCAAGGATGCAGATTCGGGAGTGAAGGACGCGTGTCGCGATGCCATTGGGGCTCTGTCGGCGCAGTACTTGAAGGGTGAAAATGGTGGTGATAATGGAAGTCTTGGGTCGGTGGTGACGTTGTTCGTGAAGCCTCTATTTGAGGCAATGGGGGAGCAGAACAAGGGGGTGCAATCCGGTGCTGCAATGTGTATGGCTAAGATGGTGGAGTGCGCTTCGAACCCACCTGTTGCGGCGTTCCAGAAGCTGTGCCCCAGGATCTGCAAGTTGCTTAACAATCCCAACTTCTTGTCCAGAGCTGCGCTCTTGCCCGTAGTCTCGAGCTTGTCTCAG GTAGGAGCAATTGCACCACAGTGTTTGGATAACCTATTGCAGAGCATTCATGACTGCCTTGGAAGTTCAGATTGGGCAACTCGTAAAGCTGCAGCTGATGCATTGATAGCCTTAGCACTGCATTCAAGCAACTTAATTAAAGATGGCGCTGCTTCTACACTGACTGTGCTTGAGGCCTCTCGTTTTGACAAG ATAAAACCTGTCAGAGACAGCATGACCGAAGCATTGCAATTATGGAAAATGATTGCGGGGAAAGGAGATGGAGATCCCAATGATCAAAAAGGCTCATCTCATG ATTCTGTAACTAAAGACAAGGGTAGTAATATTCCCGACAAAGCAGTTGTAATATTGAAGAAGAAAACACCTGCCTTATCAGACAAAGAGCTAAACCCAGAATTCTTCCAGAAGCTTGAAACCAGGGGTTCTGGTGAATTACCAGTAGAAGTAGTTGTTCCGCGAAGATATCTCAGTTCTTCAAACTCACATAATGAGGAGGAATCAGAGCCTACTAATACAGACTCAAAGGGAAGGTCAAACCGCATTGGAAATGTCCAATCTGATGATTCTCATGGAACATTCAGTAGTAAGTATCGCAGCATAGATAGAGCTGGTGGTTTTTATCCTAAACAACGAGATCACGATGATCTGGGAAGGGAGAAATTGCCAGAGGAAAAGGCAAATGGAAAAGACTCCAGAATGAGACCACATGATGTTGATGATAAGACTGACATAAGGGAGTCATCCAGCAATCGTGCAGGTTTCTCCAAAACTGATGGTCAATCTGAAGGatcttttaataataaaggAAATTGGTTGGTTATCCAGAGGCAACTATTACAGCTGGAGAGACAACAAGCTCATCTGATGAACATGCTCCAG GATTTTATGGGAGGTTCTCATGATAGCATGGTAACTTTGGAGAACAGAGTAAGAGGCCTTGAGAGAGTTGTTGAAGACATGGCACGGGATTTATCAATATCATCTGGAAGGAGAGGTGGTAATTTCGCAATGGGGTTTGAGGGATCTTCTAACAGACCTTTGGGTAAGTATAATGGATTCCCTGATTACTCTAGTGTGAAGTTTGGAAGGGGTGGGGATGGGCGGATTCCCTTTGTAGACAGATTTTCCCAAACTGATGGAATTGCTTCAGGCATGCGGGGAAGGGGCCCATGGAGGTCAGATATGTCTGAGGCTTGGGATTTTCCTACATATGGTGCTTCCAGAAATGGGCAGATTGGCTCAAGGAGGGTTCTACCTGGTGGTGCTATGGATGGTAGGTCGCCCAAATCAGAACATGAGAGTGATCAGGTTTCCAGCAGGAGAGGTTGGGAAAAAGGAGCTGGACCTGTTAGGCTTGGTGAGGGGCCTTCTGCAAGAAGTGTCTGGCAAGCCTCAAAGGATGAGGCAACCCTGGAAGCAATTCGTGTGGCTGGAGAGGACAATGGTACATCTCGGACAGCAAGAATAGCTATGCCAGAACTGACTGCAGAGGCTATGGGAGATGATAATGTTGCACAAGAGCGGGACCCAGTCTGGACTTCTTGGAGTAATGCAATGGATGCCCTACAAGTGAGTGATATGGATTCAGCCTACGCTGAAGTTTTGTCCACAGGAGATGATATCTTACTTGTGAAACTAATGGACAGAACGGGTCCGGTGGTTGACCAACTCTCAAATGAAATAGCAAGTGAGGTCCTGCATGCCGTTGGACAATTTTTACCAGAGCAGAACTTGTTTGATATCTCTTTGTCATGGATTCAACag TTGGCAGAAATAGTGCTGGAACATGGACCTGATGTGTTAGGAATTCCCATGGAAGTGAAGAAAGAGCTTTTGTTGAACTTACACGAAGCTTCTTTAGCAATGGATCCACCGGAGGACTGGGAAGGTGTGATGCCTGACCAACTTCTGATGCAGTTAGCATCAGCCTGGCGAATTGATCTGCAACAGGGTGATAAATAG
- the LOC112491197 gene encoding uncharacterized protein LOC112491197, with the protein MSVKLTKSKQQMSQTQSNFPTKTRSKTTSLCLQGSSSTPNKEKIYKPSNISTRDAEEMVAYTPLEIGTRGTVGSLVMKEIEYFSQLELGSQGNSKKTLSHVADISCSYSHSRPTFGSALATQKKKKRGSRHLPSMCSTIEVSDINQPTGTYTFSYRNLKSDVEKLQA; encoded by the coding sequence ATGTCAGTGAAACTCACCAAGTCTAAACAACAAATGTCTCAAACTCAAAGCAACTTCCCCACCAAGACAAGATCCAAAACCACCTCTCTTTGCCTGCAAGGCTCCTCCTCTACtccaaacaaagagaaaatttatAAACCTAGCAACATTTCCACAAGAGATGCTGAAGAAATGGTTGCATATACTCCTTTAGAAATCGGCACCAGAGGCACAGTCGGCTCCCTCGTAATGAAAGAAATTGAGTACTTCAGTCAGCTTGAATTGGGCAGCCAAGGTAATTCAAAGAAGACTCTGTCTCACGTTGCAGACATTAGTTGCTCATATAGTCATTCCAGACCCACGTTTGGATCAGCATTAGCaacccaaaagaagaaaaagagaggcaGCAGACACCTTCCAAGCATGTGTTCTACTATAGAAGTTTCAGACATCAATCAGCCAACTGGGACTTACACTTTCAGTTACAGGAACCTGAAATCAGATGTGGAGAAGTTGCAGGCTTAA
- the LOC107432268 gene encoding TORTIFOLIA1-like protein 1 isoform X2: protein MSSHAPRTSKPTKPPNHNHSTSTPPPPASSSSRSSTSSSLSSHLAMVELKQRMLTSLSKLSDRDTYQIAVEDLEKIIQTLSPEGIPMLLNCLYEASTDPKPAVKKESIRLLATVCASHGDSTSTHLTKIIAHIVKRLKDADSGVKDACRDAIGALSAQYLKGENGGDNGSLGSVVTLFVKPLFEAMGEQNKGVQSGAAMCMAKMVECASNPPVAAFQKLCPRICKLLNNPNFLSRAALLPVVSSLSQVGAIAPQCLDNLLQSIHDCLGSSDWATRKAAADALIALALHSSNLIKDGAASTLTVLEASRFDKIKPVRDSMTEALQLWKMIAGKGDGDPNDQKGSSHESPAPAEVSGKDELKNQKAERIEPSAKGSSNDSSPTSDSVTKDKGSNIPDKAVVILKKKTPALSDKELNPEFFQKLETRGSGELPVEVVVPRRYLSSSNSHNEEESEPTNTDSKGRSNRIGNVQSDDSHGTFSSKYRSIDRAGGFYPKQRDHDDLGREKLPEEKANGKDSRMRPHDVDDKTDIRESSSNRAGFSKTDGQSEGSFNNKGNWLVIQRQLLQLERQQAHLMNMLQDFMGGSHDSMVTLENRVRGLERVVEDMARDLSISSGRRGGNFAMGFEGSSNRPLGMRGRGPWRSDMSEAWDFPTYGASRNGQIGSRRVLPGGAMDGRSPKSEHESDQVSSRRGWEKGAGPVRLGEGPSARSVWQASKDEATLEAIRVAGEDNGTSRTARIAMPELTAEAMGDDNVAQERDPVWTSWSNAMDALQVSDMDSAYAEVLSTGDDILLVKLMDRTGPVVDQLSNEIASEVLHAVGQFLPEQNLFDISLSWIQQLAEIVLEHGPDVLGIPMEVKKELLLNLHEASLAMDPPEDWEGVMPDQLLMQLASAWRIDLQQGDK from the exons ATGAGTTCTCATGCACCCAGAACCTCAAAACCCACGAAGCCCCCTAACCACAACCATTCAACTtcaacaccaccaccaccagcttcttcttcttcgagaTCCTCTACCTCATCGTCTTTGTCGTCCCACCTTGCCATGGTCGAGCTCAAGCAAAGGATGCTAACCTCCCTCTCCAAGCTCTCAGACCGAGACACTTACCAGATCGCGGTTGAAGACCTCGAGAAGATTATCCAGACCCTCTCACCGGAGGGCATTCCAATGCTCCTCAATTGTCTCTACGAAGCCTCCACGGACCCCAAACCGGCAGTGAAAAAGGAGTCCATTCGGTTGCTTGCGACGGTCTGTGCCTCCCATGGCGATTCCACATCGACCCACTTGACCAAAATCATTGCCCACATTGTCAAGAGGCTCAAGGATGCAGATTCGGGAGTGAAGGACGCGTGTCGCGATGCCATTGGGGCTCTGTCGGCGCAGTACTTGAAGGGTGAAAATGGTGGTGATAATGGAAGTCTTGGGTCGGTGGTGACGTTGTTCGTGAAGCCTCTATTTGAGGCAATGGGGGAGCAGAACAAGGGGGTGCAATCCGGTGCTGCAATGTGTATGGCTAAGATGGTGGAGTGCGCTTCGAACCCACCTGTTGCGGCGTTCCAGAAGCTGTGCCCCAGGATCTGCAAGTTGCTTAACAATCCCAACTTCTTGTCCAGAGCTGCGCTCTTGCCCGTAGTCTCGAGCTTGTCTCAG GTAGGAGCAATTGCACCACAGTGTTTGGATAACCTATTGCAGAGCATTCATGACTGCCTTGGAAGTTCAGATTGGGCAACTCGTAAAGCTGCAGCTGATGCATTGATAGCCTTAGCACTGCATTCAAGCAACTTAATTAAAGATGGCGCTGCTTCTACACTGACTGTGCTTGAGGCCTCTCGTTTTGACAAG ATAAAACCTGTCAGAGACAGCATGACCGAAGCATTGCAATTATGGAAAATGATTGCGGGGAAAGGAGATGGAGATCCCAATGATCAAAAAGGCTCATCTCATG aaagtccTGCACCAGCTGAGGTGTCAGGAAAAGATGAGCTGAAAAATCAAAAGGCTGAGAGAATAGAGCCATCAGCAAAAGGATCATCTAATGATTCTTCCCCTACTTCAGATTCTGTAACTAAAGACAAGGGTAGTAATATTCCCGACAAAGCAGTTGTAATATTGAAGAAGAAAACACCTGCCTTATCAGACAAAGAGCTAAACCCAGAATTCTTCCAGAAGCTTGAAACCAGGGGTTCTGGTGAATTACCAGTAGAAGTAGTTGTTCCGCGAAGATATCTCAGTTCTTCAAACTCACATAATGAGGAGGAATCAGAGCCTACTAATACAGACTCAAAGGGAAGGTCAAACCGCATTGGAAATGTCCAATCTGATGATTCTCATGGAACATTCAGTAGTAAGTATCGCAGCATAGATAGAGCTGGTGGTTTTTATCCTAAACAACGAGATCACGATGATCTGGGAAGGGAGAAATTGCCAGAGGAAAAGGCAAATGGAAAAGACTCCAGAATGAGACCACATGATGTTGATGATAAGACTGACATAAGGGAGTCATCCAGCAATCGTGCAGGTTTCTCCAAAACTGATGGTCAATCTGAAGGatcttttaataataaaggAAATTGGTTGGTTATCCAGAGGCAACTATTACAGCTGGAGAGACAACAAGCTCATCTGATGAACATGCTCCAG GATTTTATGGGAGGTTCTCATGATAGCATGGTAACTTTGGAGAACAGAGTAAGAGGCCTTGAGAGAGTTGTTGAAGACATGGCACGGGATTTATCAATATCATCTGGAAGGAGAGGTGGTAATTTCGCAATGGGGTTTGAGGGATCTTCTAACAGACCTTTGG GCATGCGGGGAAGGGGCCCATGGAGGTCAGATATGTCTGAGGCTTGGGATTTTCCTACATATGGTGCTTCCAGAAATGGGCAGATTGGCTCAAGGAGGGTTCTACCTGGTGGTGCTATGGATGGTAGGTCGCCCAAATCAGAACATGAGAGTGATCAGGTTTCCAGCAGGAGAGGTTGGGAAAAAGGAGCTGGACCTGTTAGGCTTGGTGAGGGGCCTTCTGCAAGAAGTGTCTGGCAAGCCTCAAAGGATGAGGCAACCCTGGAAGCAATTCGTGTGGCTGGAGAGGACAATGGTACATCTCGGACAGCAAGAATAGCTATGCCAGAACTGACTGCAGAGGCTATGGGAGATGATAATGTTGCACAAGAGCGGGACCCAGTCTGGACTTCTTGGAGTAATGCAATGGATGCCCTACAAGTGAGTGATATGGATTCAGCCTACGCTGAAGTTTTGTCCACAGGAGATGATATCTTACTTGTGAAACTAATGGACAGAACGGGTCCGGTGGTTGACCAACTCTCAAATGAAATAGCAAGTGAGGTCCTGCATGCCGTTGGACAATTTTTACCAGAGCAGAACTTGTTTGATATCTCTTTGTCATGGATTCAACag TTGGCAGAAATAGTGCTGGAACATGGACCTGATGTGTTAGGAATTCCCATGGAAGTGAAGAAAGAGCTTTTGTTGAACTTACACGAAGCTTCTTTAGCAATGGATCCACCGGAGGACTGGGAAGGTGTGATGCCTGACCAACTTCTGATGCAGTTAGCATCAGCCTGGCGAATTGATCTGCAACAGGGTGATAAATAG
- the LOC107432350 gene encoding protein LHCP TRANSLOCATION DEFECT, with protein MASIPCTTATHLSFTPKSLTSLASVPKFNTQFLGIRKNLGCFRPSNIGPSNGYRAKCWFKFGKNGVDAEGAGIYGSQSRDDFDRDDVEQYFNYMGMLAVEGSYDKMEALLSLNIHPVDILLMMAASEGDKPKIEELLRAGANYDVKDADGRTAIDRAANDEIKNFILNFSAQKA; from the exons ATGGCTTCCATACCATGTACAACTGCAACCCACCTATCTTTCACCCCCAAATCCTTAACTTCTCTAGCTTCTGTGCCCAAATTCAATACCCAGTTTCTGGGTATCAGAAAAAATCTTGGTTGTTTCAGACCCTCTAATATTGGACCTTCCAACGGCTACAGAGCCAAGTGTTGGTTCAAATTTGGTAAGAACGGTGTTGATGCTGAAGGTGCTGGTATTTATGGAAGCCAATCCCGTGATGATTTTGACAGAGATGATGTTGAGCAG TATTTCAACTATATGGGGATGCTTGCTGTTGAAGGTTCATATGATAAAATGGAGGCTCTTTTAAGTCTAAACATCCATCCAGTTGACATTTTGCTGATGATGGCTGCCTCTGAAGGTGACAAGCCAAAAATCGAGGAGCTACTAAGAGCTGGAGCTAATTACGATGTTAAGGATGCTGATGGAAGAACTGCAATTGATAGAGCCGCTAATGATGAGATTAAGAACTTCATTCTTAATTTTTCTGCTCAGAAAGCATGA
- the LOC107432268 gene encoding microtubule-associated protein TORTIFOLIA1 isoform X1: protein MSSHAPRTSKPTKPPNHNHSTSTPPPPASSSSRSSTSSSLSSHLAMVELKQRMLTSLSKLSDRDTYQIAVEDLEKIIQTLSPEGIPMLLNCLYEASTDPKPAVKKESIRLLATVCASHGDSTSTHLTKIIAHIVKRLKDADSGVKDACRDAIGALSAQYLKGENGGDNGSLGSVVTLFVKPLFEAMGEQNKGVQSGAAMCMAKMVECASNPPVAAFQKLCPRICKLLNNPNFLSRAALLPVVSSLSQVGAIAPQCLDNLLQSIHDCLGSSDWATRKAAADALIALALHSSNLIKDGAASTLTVLEASRFDKIKPVRDSMTEALQLWKMIAGKGDGDPNDQKGSSHESPAPAEVSGKDELKNQKAERIEPSAKGSSNDSSPTSDSVTKDKGSNIPDKAVVILKKKTPALSDKELNPEFFQKLETRGSGELPVEVVVPRRYLSSSNSHNEEESEPTNTDSKGRSNRIGNVQSDDSHGTFSSKYRSIDRAGGFYPKQRDHDDLGREKLPEEKANGKDSRMRPHDVDDKTDIRESSSNRAGFSKTDGQSEGSFNNKGNWLVIQRQLLQLERQQAHLMNMLQDFMGGSHDSMVTLENRVRGLERVVEDMARDLSISSGRRGGNFAMGFEGSSNRPLGKYNGFPDYSSVKFGRGGDGRIPFVDRFSQTDGIASGMRGRGPWRSDMSEAWDFPTYGASRNGQIGSRRVLPGGAMDGRSPKSEHESDQVSSRRGWEKGAGPVRLGEGPSARSVWQASKDEATLEAIRVAGEDNGTSRTARIAMPELTAEAMGDDNVAQERDPVWTSWSNAMDALQVSDMDSAYAEVLSTGDDILLVKLMDRTGPVVDQLSNEIASEVLHAVGQFLPEQNLFDISLSWIQQLAEIVLEHGPDVLGIPMEVKKELLLNLHEASLAMDPPEDWEGVMPDQLLMQLASAWRIDLQQGDK from the exons ATGAGTTCTCATGCACCCAGAACCTCAAAACCCACGAAGCCCCCTAACCACAACCATTCAACTtcaacaccaccaccaccagcttcttcttcttcgagaTCCTCTACCTCATCGTCTTTGTCGTCCCACCTTGCCATGGTCGAGCTCAAGCAAAGGATGCTAACCTCCCTCTCCAAGCTCTCAGACCGAGACACTTACCAGATCGCGGTTGAAGACCTCGAGAAGATTATCCAGACCCTCTCACCGGAGGGCATTCCAATGCTCCTCAATTGTCTCTACGAAGCCTCCACGGACCCCAAACCGGCAGTGAAAAAGGAGTCCATTCGGTTGCTTGCGACGGTCTGTGCCTCCCATGGCGATTCCACATCGACCCACTTGACCAAAATCATTGCCCACATTGTCAAGAGGCTCAAGGATGCAGATTCGGGAGTGAAGGACGCGTGTCGCGATGCCATTGGGGCTCTGTCGGCGCAGTACTTGAAGGGTGAAAATGGTGGTGATAATGGAAGTCTTGGGTCGGTGGTGACGTTGTTCGTGAAGCCTCTATTTGAGGCAATGGGGGAGCAGAACAAGGGGGTGCAATCCGGTGCTGCAATGTGTATGGCTAAGATGGTGGAGTGCGCTTCGAACCCACCTGTTGCGGCGTTCCAGAAGCTGTGCCCCAGGATCTGCAAGTTGCTTAACAATCCCAACTTCTTGTCCAGAGCTGCGCTCTTGCCCGTAGTCTCGAGCTTGTCTCAG GTAGGAGCAATTGCACCACAGTGTTTGGATAACCTATTGCAGAGCATTCATGACTGCCTTGGAAGTTCAGATTGGGCAACTCGTAAAGCTGCAGCTGATGCATTGATAGCCTTAGCACTGCATTCAAGCAACTTAATTAAAGATGGCGCTGCTTCTACACTGACTGTGCTTGAGGCCTCTCGTTTTGACAAG ATAAAACCTGTCAGAGACAGCATGACCGAAGCATTGCAATTATGGAAAATGATTGCGGGGAAAGGAGATGGAGATCCCAATGATCAAAAAGGCTCATCTCATG aaagtccTGCACCAGCTGAGGTGTCAGGAAAAGATGAGCTGAAAAATCAAAAGGCTGAGAGAATAGAGCCATCAGCAAAAGGATCATCTAATGATTCTTCCCCTACTTCAGATTCTGTAACTAAAGACAAGGGTAGTAATATTCCCGACAAAGCAGTTGTAATATTGAAGAAGAAAACACCTGCCTTATCAGACAAAGAGCTAAACCCAGAATTCTTCCAGAAGCTTGAAACCAGGGGTTCTGGTGAATTACCAGTAGAAGTAGTTGTTCCGCGAAGATATCTCAGTTCTTCAAACTCACATAATGAGGAGGAATCAGAGCCTACTAATACAGACTCAAAGGGAAGGTCAAACCGCATTGGAAATGTCCAATCTGATGATTCTCATGGAACATTCAGTAGTAAGTATCGCAGCATAGATAGAGCTGGTGGTTTTTATCCTAAACAACGAGATCACGATGATCTGGGAAGGGAGAAATTGCCAGAGGAAAAGGCAAATGGAAAAGACTCCAGAATGAGACCACATGATGTTGATGATAAGACTGACATAAGGGAGTCATCCAGCAATCGTGCAGGTTTCTCCAAAACTGATGGTCAATCTGAAGGatcttttaataataaaggAAATTGGTTGGTTATCCAGAGGCAACTATTACAGCTGGAGAGACAACAAGCTCATCTGATGAACATGCTCCAG GATTTTATGGGAGGTTCTCATGATAGCATGGTAACTTTGGAGAACAGAGTAAGAGGCCTTGAGAGAGTTGTTGAAGACATGGCACGGGATTTATCAATATCATCTGGAAGGAGAGGTGGTAATTTCGCAATGGGGTTTGAGGGATCTTCTAACAGACCTTTGGGTAAGTATAATGGATTCCCTGATTACTCTAGTGTGAAGTTTGGAAGGGGTGGGGATGGGCGGATTCCCTTTGTAGACAGATTTTCCCAAACTGATGGAATTGCTTCAGGCATGCGGGGAAGGGGCCCATGGAGGTCAGATATGTCTGAGGCTTGGGATTTTCCTACATATGGTGCTTCCAGAAATGGGCAGATTGGCTCAAGGAGGGTTCTACCTGGTGGTGCTATGGATGGTAGGTCGCCCAAATCAGAACATGAGAGTGATCAGGTTTCCAGCAGGAGAGGTTGGGAAAAAGGAGCTGGACCTGTTAGGCTTGGTGAGGGGCCTTCTGCAAGAAGTGTCTGGCAAGCCTCAAAGGATGAGGCAACCCTGGAAGCAATTCGTGTGGCTGGAGAGGACAATGGTACATCTCGGACAGCAAGAATAGCTATGCCAGAACTGACTGCAGAGGCTATGGGAGATGATAATGTTGCACAAGAGCGGGACCCAGTCTGGACTTCTTGGAGTAATGCAATGGATGCCCTACAAGTGAGTGATATGGATTCAGCCTACGCTGAAGTTTTGTCCACAGGAGATGATATCTTACTTGTGAAACTAATGGACAGAACGGGTCCGGTGGTTGACCAACTCTCAAATGAAATAGCAAGTGAGGTCCTGCATGCCGTTGGACAATTTTTACCAGAGCAGAACTTGTTTGATATCTCTTTGTCATGGATTCAACag TTGGCAGAAATAGTGCTGGAACATGGACCTGATGTGTTAGGAATTCCCATGGAAGTGAAGAAAGAGCTTTTGTTGAACTTACACGAAGCTTCTTTAGCAATGGATCCACCGGAGGACTGGGAAGGTGTGATGCCTGACCAACTTCTGATGCAGTTAGCATCAGCCTGGCGAATTGATCTGCAACAGGGTGATAAATAG
- the LOC107432175 gene encoding uncharacterized protein LOC107432175 — MVQSLEAIKGGGGSIKVGATGTISSLMTRELDSMKASSQKPVSSRNKPQTGPVSVPSGSTTPRRLQPRKSSDEASSSGSSNYNNHINPDFSRKAKSYPKNTHRIPMLGSDNITLDRTPSREKTDKKVPNIAEVVDIKCGNSDKAWTRPLTNKLKKLSFSKLSESII, encoded by the coding sequence ATGGTTCAGTCATTGGAAGCTATCAAGGGTGGTGGAGGATCTATCAAGGTAGGGGCTACTGGGACTATAAGTTCCCTGATGACAAGGGAATTGGACTCCATGAAAGCTTCATCTCAGAAGCCAGTATCTTCCAGAAATAAACCTCAAACTGGTCCTGTTTCTGTCCCCTCTGGTAGTACAACTCCAAGAAGACTACAACCGAGAAAATCATCGGATGAAGCAAGCAGCAGTGGAAGCAGCAACTACAATAATCATATAAACCCTGATTTTTCTCGGAAAGCAAAGAGTTATCCTAAAAATACACATCGGATTCCAATGCTGGGTTCTGATAATATAACTTTAGATAGAACTCCCAGTAGGGAGAAAACTGACAAGAAAGTACCTAACATAGCTGAAGTTGTGGACATAAAATGTGGAAACTCAGATAAAGCATGGACTAGGCctttaacaaataaattgaaGAAGCTGAGCTTCTCAAAGCTCTCTGAGAGCATTATTTAA